Part of the Citrus sinensis cultivar Valencia sweet orange chromosome 2, DVS_A1.0, whole genome shotgun sequence genome, ttgcaAGTTGATATCGATCTCTGTTCCTTAAAACAGAGTCATTATTCATGATAAAGGCTTGGACAAAAAAGAAGGAatcaataaaggagaaaatttaaGTGGTTATGCGATATGTTCTAAAATCGTAAGTATCCTATGGATAAAATCAAATAGATATTTGGAAATATTGGATCCCCCTTTGGAATGATAATAGGTTAGGATTCCATTACTAGCTACAACGACCTACCATAGATATTTTGAGTCATCATATGATAGCCgcaaatttaattattcttctCAAAGAACATTGGCCCCCCTTTTTTCTCTTGCAATTATAGCCACTTGTACTCTCTTTATATAGAGAATATAAATACATACCTCTTCCAAATTCCAATTAATTCGAGTTGCATGCAtgacatataaatatataattcacCCCAATACAGAAAGCATCGGCTCAAAGTGCTTCCATTTGTAGGAGATTCTCTGAGAGTTTCACATTTGTTTACAGTTCATATCCATATGCAGCCAGCAATTATCGTTTCGTATATAGCACATCAAATGCTTTTGACCTTCCCGAAAAGCTCAAGGACCTTCGATATCCCTCACTCTCAGTTACTCTTCCGTCCGTGTCTCTCTGTGTGTGGTGCGCtcgcattttaatttttaattttttttttccctggaGACAAATTCTGGGAGGCTGAAGATCATACCATCAATGCTGGAACCCCCTGAAGCCACATCTTGCACCCCCGTGTAACATTTTGTCATTCTTTGCATCCAACATCAGGCTTGTTTCTTTATAAGACAATGACACTTGAAATCAGCTTCTCACCTTATAACAGTGTCGCAAGTCATCTCACGACAAACATTTTTCTCTCatcttttttctcaatttttcttGTCTCTAAACATTAAGAGCAATGTGGATAAAGTCATTATAACAGTGGGCAAGACATGCTACAATGCTAGATTCCAAATGCAAAATCACCTTACTTCCAAACCATTACCGAAAACACATGAGATACCAAACCCCATTTACAGCAGCAGTATCACATATATTATGTATTAAAACTAAAAGCTTAAGGTTGCAAACTGGTAGAAAGGTTTCTAATAGACAATTTCCAttacaagattaaaaaaagggtaaaCACTACTTACACTAAAATACCAAGAAGGAACCAAAAGAAATGATTTGTTATCCAAACTTCACAGGTATTCAAGGCAACAAGCAAATGAAGAAAACATAATCAACTGCTTCCACACTTATTCACAAGACATGTTCACACACCCACAAGCACCCCTCCAATTTTTGAAACCTGGCGTCTCCTTATCTGCTCAAGAAGCCTTCTCAATATCTGTGACAAATGAAATATTGCTCTCAATATCAAGTTTCACTTTAAAAAAAGGGACAACGATTGCAGTACACATGACTAAAGGTGAACCAAAAGAGAAGGGAAATAGACGGAGAGGGGAGAACAATTCCGGCACTTAGTGCATACCATTAACTTTCGTTTTAGCCTCTACTAGTTGGCTACACACCAGTTGGGAGTGAAATATACTAGTATCATAAACATCAAAGTTTTTCACCATTAAAAAGTTGTCCACCAGTGCCTACCCACTATACCATCTAAAACACGAGCAATGTTCTAGCAATATGAACTAGATGGATTTATATGAAACAGTCTTCCTACATAAATTGCCTACAAGCAAAGATAGTCATAAAAAATCAAGGAATGTCAATCTATCTCGCTTTTTTGTTAGGGAACCCACAACTTCAGGAACCATTTTGTCACCAACAGTAGAAGGCAGTCTCCACAACTTGAGATTGCAACACCAACATTCTTCGATATCATCATCTCAATGGAAAGTGGCAACCACACACCACAACAAAGATTCCATCACTAACCCATAGTCCTCATTTATCTCTTATTCACGGATTCAAAATCTCCAGCCTCAACAATAATGAACTACCAATCCTAAGAGAGTACCAAAACTGCAAGGCAATCTATAGAAATACTTAGTCTGAGCATAGAGAAAATACgaaaaaagtattatcaactaacaAATTTTGCATGCTCAAGATGCTCTGACAAATATTCCAATTGTCTGCAAATACTTTGAATAACAGAGTATCAGAGAAACACTTTTGTCACGGCAGTATGCTTGTCATTCTAGCAAATGTCTGGATGCATGTATCAGTGCAACATGGTATTTGCTAATAGCAAATTCATTGTTTCATAAAACTGGTTGCTTCACTACATTGTCAcacattttttcatttaaactaAGCATCACAGAGACCACAATCACCAATATTATCCTTGAAGTTATCACTAAGATAGGCAGTTCTCAGAATGATGCTGCATTTGCCATGATCCCCCTTTTCAGTAAAAGAAACAaccaaaaggaaaacaaaaaccttCTGTCCCCATTATACTTCACTCACTTTTAGGCAAACATGACAGGATCAGGACATTCACATTCAAAATTCATACTTGGCTGTACCAAGTTTGCCCTCATCTTCTGAAGTTGCTTTGCTTTTTGCAGAAACATACACAattcacattaaaatttaagagtcTAATAGAAATCCGAGTTACAATTCCCTTTTGAGTTTTGGTCATATACAAATATTTCAGGAATCTAGAACTAAAACCTGATTACTGTTTATGACAGTAGATATAATTACAAGTCCATATATTctcatatatttaatattgtaaCAAAACCAACATGGATTCAAGAATCTATCATTGAATAGAAGCAAGAACTCAGTAACAAACTCTTTTTGCATCAATGAGGAACACTGGTTGCTATAGAACTTTTTTCACGGCTAAGGACAAAATTATTCTCAAGACTAATGAAGCCTCATAAAGATATATGTCTACCCAAAGTCCCAATTCAAGAAGAAatcaacaaaacaataaaagcaGCTCTTGTAAGGATTTACTTGAGAGAGATCCCTCCAACCCTAGGCCACTCACAAAAGGACACAATACTTCAACGGTTAAAGCAACAATTAATTTCTACACAGAAGATACTTCAAAAGATAGAAGATTCCATATTGATCTTCATACCCAAAAAGAATTGAATGAAAGTGCTCCACCAAACAACTATATAGTAAAAGTGACGTAAGAATTCAATAATCGGACCTTAAATCCAGTTTCTgttacttcttttttcttgtcttcatttaaaaaaaaaggagaaaattaaattcccTTTGATTTCCTAGATATCAAATTGTTAATAAGTCCAAATGGATGCCGAATTTACATCATGAATGTTGGAATACTGAACTCAAAACCCGGAAAAAGGTCGAAACTGTTTCTAAACTACACTTTCAAAGTAGACATGTCCCCAAAACCTGGAACTTTGAAATAGTGCTTGCAATGGTGccatgaaatttaattaaatgggaGGGTCAAGGAAAGAAAGATTGTTGCATTGCATGTGCTTTGAATACAATGCCCATTAACTTATCTTGAAATGCTGagatgaaaaagaattttttttgcataagtgaAGTACCGACAAATGCATGAATGAAGCGGAAACGATAAATTACATTGTAACAGATGAACTGACCACAAACAGACAATACTTAAAATGATGCGTAATCTAGGAGTgcatcttctttcttttttcggAATAAGACACATCAGCAATTCTAAATGGACtatcagcaaaaaaaaaaagagtttacaACTTGGGAAAGGAGGTGCCCTAGAAATAGAAGTATTTtgaagaagataaattgatACAAAACTGCAACACCTTTTATGGACTGtaaacaggaaaataaaaattatgcatacttgtccaaccaaaaaaaaaaaaaaaagggacatTTCCATATGACAAAGGCAACAGTCTCTAAAAACTTTAAGCACTATGAACTAAAACTAGAGAGTCCTCATTTCCCCTTTCATCCAAATAGAATGATCCAGAATTGCTAATTTCTGGGACTAACCATTTGAtgcaacaaaatgaaaaatggtcAAGAAAAACATGGTTAACAACCGATACTCTATAGCAACACAATGTCAGGACTGAAACACTGATCATCATACACAATGATCTTCAGTTAAACAGAAACCTGTAAGTATATACAAGGAGTGAAAAATTCataatgaataattattatacACTGTCAATATGAGCAATAAGAACTGCCTAGACCACAATTAAAAATGAGGCAACAATCGCAATAAAGACCATAATCTgggaaacaaaaatgaaagaaaacttGAAGCATTTGACATTGAAAGTAGGatgaaattgtaaaagaaacCTGAATGTTTATCGAAAGCATCATGGTACTCCTGCTCATCCTCTTCCGCAACCGTACAGAGCTCATTCTCTCGACCAAGTTTCAGTCCATCGGATTTGGAGGCAGCATCAGCATCACCATCAGCAGCGTCTTTGTCATCAGAAAACCTAACAACAATAACAGGACAAACACAGTGATGCACACAATAATCACTCACACTCCCTAGCCTACTCTTACTACTCTTCTTTGCAGCACCAAAGCCTCTGCTTCCCATAATCACCGCACTCAGCCCCAGCCTCTCCACCTCCAAACACAGCCTCTCCTTCATATCATGATCCTTCACTATGTGGATCTTGAACGGTATCTGCGCCTCCACCAGCGGCTGCGCCAGATCGTTGGCTTTAGTCGTCGTGAACTGATCAAAATCATCCTCCAGCTTCCGCTGCGACTCCTCCGACTCGCTCATTTCCAACGACACCTCTATCGCGCCCCAGTCCGCACCGTACAGCACGCTCGTGGGACGCACGTGCAGCAGAATCACGGCGTCCCCCGGGCGCAAGTAATTCTGCACGGCCCATTTCACGGCGAACGCGCTCTCGTCGCTCAGATCCACGGCGATCCCGATCTTGCGGTGGGCCCCACCGGTCGTTGGAGAAGATAGTGGGAATCTCGGGGAGGACGGTTGGACTATCACCGCCGTTGCTTGGCGGTCCGATAATTCCGGCGGGTGTTTTGGCGACGTCAtgctatatttatataattatataattaagagCTACAACAGAGTTATAATTTAGTTTTTCGTAATTGATTGAGGGAGAAATGAAACGCGGAGCGGCAGAGGGACGCGGGGGTGCTgtgtatttaataatattttatttaagtttaacGGGGGCGAGTTGCTGCAGAGGGAGCCACGTTGGAAGGTATCAGCAGTATCAGTGGCAAGTGCTTggcacatttttttttttttattagtagaattttctaatattttgttttacctATTGTCTTGTCCTTCGTCTGCCAAAATTGTTGTCTTTATTGTtctaataaactaaaaaaattaaaaatatatatattttattttatgttgtattaaaatttatatttttttatcattgacttattctttattttaatacagtcaaaaatctttaattaaaaattaactctcgtatagataaaattattaaacctgataacttaataatatttttggctCGGTCATTAAATCATATGCCTTAATAACTTTcttagattttaataaattcaaaattttgaattgagacatttctaattaaaagataatctttatttttaaaattttgttaaattatgtattgaaaacacacacacacacatatatatatatatatatatatatatataaattgtatacttattgtttcaaaagtataaaataagaattatgATTAGGGTACGAATCCATAGGGTTATTTGGTTCAAAGATAATACAGACAAAACTTACTTCGAAATTAAAATCACTCCGTAATTTTATGTGAACTATTGTGAAATATAGTATAATCGATTCGTACGTTGCTATAGAAgtattaatcaataaataaaagaaaattaatattaaattgtataTAATTTGTCCTTTACTAAATCTAGATTACTCCTCAGTTACTACATCTAGAATACTCCTTAGCCTTGTTAGGAAAAATGAGAATGCGAAAGGCGAATTGAAAAATCATCCTACGTAATGTGCGCTAAATTACTGTGGACCACACCACATGGTGGGCTGTCTCTCTCCCGCATTATGAAAGTAAAAAGATCGAGgcagaaaaattgtttaggAAGCACCCGGGTAGCAGCAATGCACGGGCTCTGTGAACGATCTGATCCGATCCATCTGGATGACCAATCTTTGGCATGTCATAGGAGCTTTTCGACATAAAGGGTAACAATTATAAGACGTAGTTTTGGGCTGTACGACATTAACGACAACAAGAGTTCTTACTAGAGAATTTTGAACTGCTGAAAATTAAAGAGTCAAGTGTCCTGACAGAATTTCAATAATGTTCAGTAATATCAGATGCAATGCTTACCCTACATAGCATTCACATAAATTGAAAGAGTTGATGCCGGTAAAAGCTTGTCAATGGGAATCAAGAAAGTGCAGAATCTGTGTTGATTTGTGTTATATATTTACATCCATTCAAGAAGCATATATAAAAACTTCAGGCCTCGATGGATCTCCTACGATTACAATATGAGAGTAAGGGCGACAATaacaaaatttctaatttccGGATAGATCTTAATTTCTAGGTGTGGTGAAGTTCACTGAAGTAAATTTTGTGCAACAGCCCTCCATATCTGATAGAAAAGGATCCCATGATCTTGAACCGATCTTACATGGGATCGCAAATCACAAGTTTGTCTATGAAGAACATATCTAATTGTATTAGTGTCTATAATTGATTTACAATCCTCTGATGAATTTTCTACACATTGAAATTACACtaataaccaaaaaattaaggaTGACGAATAGCGGTTTCAAGTGCTAATGGCTTTGCCGCTTTGGCggatgttaaataaaattttattggaaCAAAAATAGACTTGCACAGGGTATCATCTTTACATGCGCATGTTACTATCTTTAAAACATTTGACAATGAAGCCATATATAAACAACTGTTGCAAAAATGATAACCTTCTATCAAAattcccaaaattttataagttttggtCTCTTCATATGTGAAATTAATACGCTATTAATGTCGCATGAGTTGGAGTCAGACATTCAATGGTGAAGTGGTCATTGTCAAACGGCTTTTATAATGAGAGTAACGGTTATTTCACAACTATTTGACGCAATATCTGAGCTGTGCTTGATACCTTCAATCttgttatataattttagaCTTAGAATTTTCAGGAGGCAATTGATTGTAGGGTTTTATTAAGTTACAACTTATGTAATTTACAATTCTTGTACCAAGTAGCAAGACACTTGATTGTAATATCAATagattgtaatataatatttataaaaaaaaaaaaaaaacttaagtCTGTTATAACTCTCCATAAACTACTATTGTTAGTATAGAATCTAGTTTTAGTGTTATCAAAATTTGacgataaaaaaaataataattctcacctcctttcgtaattttaaacaaaaagattAAGGACCtatttagaattattttttacaggctcaaaagtaatttttaaaagttaaaaacttattttggcacttggtaaatttttaaaaaaaattatttttgacaaaattaccTTATCCtacaatatattttgaaaagtaaaaaaggagtagcttttaaaattttaattttgatgatcatTTTACGTATACCTAATACAATTCCGTGTATAACCCCAcatgtattataaaatttaaaaattatccttattcaattagcaaataatttgaagatattatattattaccaattatagtgagataacaaaataaaattaaaattaatgaaaatataaaaaatacatcattttatttatcaattattatatatacacaataaaagatcttatttgtattttgtaaatgtgcaaaataaattttatttaacattatatccATTTCAGTCATTTGCATTCTAATAGTAGTTTTAACTACAAGATTTTCCAAACACACACGAGTGATCTTAAAACTCACAGcacttccaaaaataaattttatcaaacatttaATCCATagctgattatttttttagcacaGTTAACGTcaactattttaaaagtaacaatattatcaaacTCTTCCTAAATATTTACTATTAGGAACATGCCGGTTGATTTTTCCatcaagtaattaaatttttttggaccGTTCATTGCGGTTgaagatataatatattatcataccCTATTTATTGCTatcatacaatttttatttactttaatcgctataaaatataatttgtttacaaTATCCGTAAATATGTTGTAAGTATAGAATTTATAACAAGAAGTAAAAGAATGTGTATAAGAGATGAACTAGGGAGCATGATGTTATTACTCCTTGTGAGAATAAATCTCAATTCGGATAGTATCATGGTACAACTTATACAAGGCGAGAATTCACATATTTATAGCAATCAGAGACCAATACTAATTAGCCATGTCATGCTAGACATGTAATGCAACTTAAATGCCTAACTTAGATCGGTTATTTTCGGTTTGGCTTGTAATGTGTATACAGGCACTTGATGGTTTAGCCGAGGGTTGGCAATCTGGGTCAGGATTTGTTTgttcaatttgatttgatttgatacAAACTAAATAGGTTTggctttaaaaatattgatttatttaataaatggatGAATCTGTTTCGATttgctaattaaaataatcgaAATCGAGTTTGAGGACATTGATTCATTCATTCGTTCGTGACTCGTGTAATAAATTGATCATAAACGAATCCAATATGAACCGTTCCTTTAAAATTcgtttattattaatttaattatatttcttatttatccttaaatatgtatgaaaaaatttaaagtttgaagATTAATTTAgtgattataaattataataagtttatattttataagatGTTAAATTTGTggtctttttatattttattttacttaattttatttattaattatatttttataaacgagttcatatgcaatttaatttggtATGGATTCATTATATGATAAATGAATAGTGGACAAATctagattcaattcattatacgataaatgaatcaaatattcatttaataaataatttgaatctAAATATTGAGATttcaattcgtttaataaatgaatcaaatctaaattattagagtattgACCCAATTCATTTGCGATTTGATTCGACTTAATTCATTTGTTGCTTTTGCATCCAATCAATCCAAGCAGTGTTTAAAGACATGCCATGCGTGCGTCACTCAAGTGTATGTAGCCAAAACAACCATTATCAGATTAGGCACGTGGTAGAGCTTATTCTTCCCAGGACATCAAGCTAATTACCTAGGACGTCACTCTGGTTATTCAGCCATATCTGACCACGTGTCTTTCGCTTACTGCACACTTGCAAACCAAACAGACCAATGGTGGATAGCCACCAATATCACAACAAAATACAATTAGTATACTAAAATGACCAGAACCCTTAAATATCTCTTAAAAAGggtattttttttggttaatttttttaattagaaaagaaagctTAATATCATTCATATTGTCGTCGGCCCTTTAGCGGTTTAGCCCATTCCCTTAATTTAAAAACTCGCCAGGAACTCGTTTTCCTTTTGAGAATTTGAATGGGCCCATAAGAATTAAGGGAACTGCCCCAAACTCATAAACATATCA contains:
- the LOC102612012 gene encoding universal stress protein PHOS32, with product MTSPKHPPELSDRQATAVIVQPSSPRFPLSSPTTGGAHRKIGIAVDLSDESAFAVKWAVQNYLRPGDAVILLHVRPTSVLYGADWGAIEVSLEMSESEESQRKLEDDFDQFTTTKANDLAQPLVEAQIPFKIHIVKDHDMKERLCLEVERLGLSAVIMGSRGFGAAKKSSKSRLGSVSDYCVHHCVCPVIVVRFSDDKDAADGDADAASKSDGLKLGRENELCTVAEEDEQEYHDAFDKHSDIEKAS